Genomic DNA from Candidatus Sphingomonas phytovorans:
GCCTGCGGTTTAGGAAACCGTCGCTCTATCCTGCTGAGCTACGGGGGCGCGAGCCGGGTCGTAGAGATTGGCCCTTCACGGGTCAATCGCGCAGGAAGCCCCCGCGCAATTACCGCTTCAGTTGATCGCTTCCGGCGGAACCACCGGAAATGGCAGCGGCGCGATCGCCACGCCTTCGTCGGCCAGGGCCTTGGCCTCGCCGATCGTCGCTTCGCCATGGATCGGCGCCGGATCGGCATCGCCGGCATGCATCGCCCGGGCGCGGTCAGCAAAGGCCCGGCCGACCCATTCCGACTTTTCGAGAGCCCTGGCCTGCGCCTCGGCAAGGGCCCGGATCGCCGCCTTCATCGTCGCGGGCGTAGGGGCCTCGGTCGCGGCCACGGGCGCGGCTACATCCTTGCGATTACCCTTGGCCGGGATATTCGGCGCCATCACCGCCTTGCCGATATCGACATCGCCGCACAGCGGGCATGACAGCAGCCCCCGAGCCCGCTGGTCCTCGAACGCACCGCTTGAGGCGAACCAGGCTTCGAACACATGCTCGCCCGAACAGCGCAGGTCGAAGACGATCACGACGCCGTCTCGACCGCCGGGATCGGGCGCCGATGCGCCAGCACCGGAATGCGCGCGCGGACATCGGCGGTACGCGCTGGGTCGATCTCAGCAAAGCCGAGACCGGGCTCCTCGCCCATGTCGAGCAACACCTCGCCCCAGGGATCGATCACCAGCGAATGACCGTAGGTCGCCCGGCCATCCTCATGTACCCCGGTCTGCGCCGAAGCGACGACGAAGGCCGCCGCCTCGATCGCGCGGGCACGCAGCAGGATATGCCAGTGCGCAGCGCCGGTCGGCCGGGTGAAGGCGGCCGGTACCGCGAGAATGGTTGCCCCGGCGTTGCTCAGCGCACGGAACAGGTCAGGGAAGCGCATGTCGTAGCAAATCGCGAGCCCGACCTGCCCCACGGGCGTATCGACCACCACCGCCCCGCTGCCCGGCGTGTAGGACGCCGATTCCCGCCAACTCTCGCCCGTCGGAAGATCGACATCGAACAGGTGAAGCTTGTCGTAGCGCGCGCGGATCGCGCCCCGCGGATCGATCACATAGGCGCGGTTGGCAAGCTTGCCGTCATCGCCGCGCACCGCGAGCGAGCCTAGATGGACCCAGATGCCCTGCTCCGCCGCTGCCTTGCGCACCGCCGCCAGCACGGCATCATCCGCCTCGGCCCGGAGATGGCTCGCGGCCCTCGCACGATCGCTATCGAGCAGGCCGGACATCTCGGGCGTGAACAGCATCGCGGCACCGCCCTTCGCCGCTTCAGCGATCGCATCGGTAATGGTGCGGGCATTGGCGGCGGGGTCGATCCCCGTCGTCATCTGGAGCAGCGCGATCCTCATGCCGCGAGCAGCGCGTCGAGCTTGCCCTCATGGTCGAGCGCGGCGAGGTCGTCGGATCCGCCGACATGTTTTCCATCGATGAAAATCTGCGGGACGGTGCTGCGACCGTTCGCGCGCTGCAGCATCTCGGCACGCTTCGGGCCGCCCATGGTGATGTCGAATTCCTCGACCTCGACTCCCTTACCTTCGAGCAGGCGCATCGCCCGCGTGCAATAGGGACAGAAAGCCTTGGTGTAGATTTCGATCTTTGCCATGATTCCGAAATGTGGGCGGCCCGGCCGCTTGTCAATCGTCAGCAGCCGGATCGAGCACCCGTGCCCAGCACAGGATGGCGACGCTGGCGGCCCCGGCCTGAAGCAGCGACCGCGTACAGGCATCGCCGGTCGCCCCGCTGGTATGGATATCGTCGACCAGCACCACCGACTTGCCGCGCACCCTTTCGCGGGCGTGGGCCGGGATATGAAAGGCCCCGGATACGGTCTTAGCCCTGCCCCGCGCGCCCATCCCGCGCAGGGGTGGCGTAGCCCGGACACGCTGGAGCAGCATGGGGTCGTTCGCGACGCCCGATGCCCGCGTCAGCGCCCGGGCGACCAGCGCCGCTTGGTTGAATCCGCGCGACCAGATACGCCAGCGGTGAAGCGGAACCGGCACGAGCAGTTCGGCGCCCTCCGGCATCAGCCGCGCCATCTGCCGGGCAACCGTCTCGGCAAAGGCAGTGCGCCCGCCATATTTGAGCCGAAGCGCAACGGTGCGCGCGATATCGCCATAGGCAACGGCGGCACGAACGCCGGCATGACGCGGCGGCTGCCGATGGCACGCGGCACACAGCGCGCCAGGCCCACGATCATAGGCGAAAGGCGCGTGGCAGGCCGCACACCAGGGCGGGCCGAGAAAGCGGAGTTCCCCCCAACAGGCCGCGCAGAAGCGATGGTCCTCCCCTGTCACCGCACCACAACCGGGGCAGCGCGGCGGCAGCGCGAGATTGGCGACAACACGCAACGGATCGAGAAACCGCGCCACACACCCTTGTCGCGCCGCCCGTCCGGCGGCACAAGCCTGCGCGGTGAGCATCCCTGACATCTTCGACCGGACCGCACGACGCCAACGCCGCGACCGCGCCGCCGCCGATTTCGCAGAATATGACTTCCTCCGCGCGGCGATGCTCGACGGCATCCAGGAACGGCTTGCTGCGGTGACGCGCGGCTTCGATGACATACTTGATCTCGGCTGCTTCGACGGGGCCTTTCCGGCAGTTGGAGGGCACGTCGTCCGCTGCGACGCCGGTTTCGCCTTTGCTCGTGGCGCAAATGGCGTGCAGGCCGACGAGGACCGGCTGCCTTTCGCCGATGCTTCCTTCGATCTGGTTGTTTCGGCGGGCGTGCTCGACAGCGTCAACGACCTGCCCGGCGCGCTGACCCTGATCCGGCGCGCATTGCGGCCCGACGGGCTGTTCCTCGCCGCCTTTACCGGTGCGGGGACTCTCCCGGCTCTTCGCGCTGCCTTCCGCGAGGCGGAGCGCGACCGGCCGGCCGCGCGCATCCATCCGCAGATCGACGTACGATCCGCCGGCGATCTGCTGGTCCGGGCAGGCTTCGCGCTGCCCGTCGCCGACGTGGAATCGCTGAGCGTGCGCTACGGCACCCTTGGCAGGCTGCTGGGCGACCTGCGCGGCATGGCCGCGACGAACCTGCTGGTCGGGCGCACGCCGCTTCGCCGCGATACGCTGGCCCGCGCCGCCCATGCCTTCGCGGCACAGGCTGACCCGGACGGTCGCACATCGGAGCGTTTCGAGATCATCTTCCTGACGGGCTGGGCCCCTGCCCCGTCCCAGCCCCAACCGGCGCGGCGCGGCAGCGCAACGACATCACTGGCGGATGCGCTCAAGCGCGTGCCGCCCAAAGCCGATTAGCCGATCATTCCATCACCAGAACCCCGGGCGAGCATCCGCCCGATCGCGTCGAACAGCGAATCCATCGCGACGGGTTTGAACAGCACCTCGTCGGCTCCCTCCGTCAGGCAGCGCTCGCGCAGGTCGATCGCCGTATCGGCGGTCACCACGATAATCGGCAGCTTGCCCTTGGCGTCGTCACGGCCCCGAATATGCCGGATCGCCTCAAGCCCGTCCATTCCGGGCATGCGCAGGTCGACAAGGATCATGTCGAAATCCTGATCCTCGATCATCTGAAGGCCGATCTCGCCGCTTTCGGCGCCGACCATCGATGCCCCGGCCACGTCGAGCATGTCCTTAACGACCCGCCGATTCATCGAATCATCCTCGATAAAGAGGACATTCATGGCTTGAACGCCGGGGCGCTGGCCGTTTGGTGGTGAAATGGAACCATATCGGATGTCTCTATCGGATCATGCCGCGCGCGTTACAAGATGGCTGGCGTTGTCGGTGTCGCTTTTGTCCAATGGGAAAAGCGCCTCGGCCAACGCCGTGCCGGCGATCGGCTTGGCAATCACGAGAGCGATGCCAGCCGTGAGAAATTCAGCGCGCTGATCGTCGCTCGGCGCGGGCCAGAGCAGCGCTGAAACAGTTCCGGATTCCGTTGCCGCGGCGGCCAGCATCGCGAGCGCAGCGGGCATATCCTCGCCAGCCCTGACCGTCGCGTCGTCGATCAGCAACCGGGATACGCCGCCGGCAGCCAGCAGGGCTACCGCCTCGTCGACGGTGGCAGCAAACAGCACATTGCCTGCACGGGCTTCCAGAACGGCCCGCAACATGCTGCGCGAGATGGGATTGCGATCGAGGATGATCAGCGCCCCCGCTCCCGGCATTTCCTCGACCGCTTCCGCGGCCGCGGCGTGGACCAGGGGCAATTCCAGGGTGAAGACTGATCCTTCGCCCACCTGGCTGCGGACAGTGACGTCGCCGTCCATCGCACGCGCGAGGTTGCGGCAGATCGCAAGCCCCAGCCCGGTACCGCCGAACTTGCGCGTTGTTCCGGCATCGACCTGGCGGAAGGATTCGAAGATGATCTCGTTCTTGTCCGCCGGAATACCGATACCGGTGTCAGTAACCTCGATCTTCAGCCTCGGCCCGCCCGCACCCTCGCTGGCGAAGGCGCGCACCCGCACCGATCCCTTTTCAGTGAACTTGAGGGCATTGGAGAGGAGGTTGAAGGTGATCTGGCGCAATCGGGCGGCATCGCCCTCGATCCGGTCCGGACAATCGGCGAGATCAAGCGCGAAGGCGATGCCCTTCCCCCGCGCCTGCTCTTCCCACATGCGAGAGACCTCGAGCAGCGTCGCCTTCAGATCGAACGGCTCGCGCTCGATCGTCATGTTGCCGGTCTCCATCTTGGCGACGTCGAGAATGTCGTCGACCAGCGCGCGCATGCTGAGCCCCGCACCGTGCACCACCTCGATCCGGTCGCGGGTCGGCTCGTCAAGCTTGCGATCGGCCAGCATCACCTGGGTCATGCCGAGGATGCCGTTCAGCGGTGTGCGGATCTCATGGCTGGTGGTCGCAAGGAATTCGGTCTTGGCGGCGAGCGCCTTGCCCAGGGCGCTGTTGGTCGCGGCGAGATCGATATTCGCGGCGCGTACTTCATTGCGGCTGCGCCGGATCGTGACGAGGCCGAAGGCGAGCATCGAAACGATGATCAGCGTGGCCACGCCCGCGCCGATGAAGACGACCCGTTGAGTCTCGGCGCGCGCCTGCTCCGCCTCGTATTTGCGCTGCGCCTCGGCGGCCTGCAGCTTGGTGATCTTCAGTTCCTGATTGGCGAAATCGAAGCGCGCGGCGGCAAGCGCCGTGTTGGTCGACGCCGCCAGCGTCGAAGTCTGGTCGTCGAGGCGCTTCAACGCCTCGAGATGAACAAGTGCCTCCGCCTGCCTGCCCGTCTTCTTGAACAGGTCATAGGCGGTCTGATGCGCTTCGCGGAACGCCAGCGTGGTCGTGCTCAGGTCGACGCCGGCGAAGCTGCGCTCGATCAATGCCGTCGCACGGGCGAGATCGCCGTGCTGAAGCGCCGCTTGTGCCGCCAGCCCCAGATCCTGGCTGTCCGTCGGCATGCCCGCCGCGCGTGAGACCCGCGCCACGTCGGCGATGGTCTGGTCCGCGGCGGCAAGCTTGCCGGTGGCGAGCTGCGCTCGGGCGATGTTGCGCAGGATCTGCACCTCCCGACCGGGGCTCTTCATCGTCCGCGCCAGCGCCAGCGCCTCGTTGAATTGCTTCTCCGCCTCGGCGAAACGGTCGAGCTCCTTCAGGCACACGCCACGATTGTTATAGATGGCGAGCAGCAGCGACGGGTCGCCGCGATAGACCTCCATCGCCTGGCTCGAATAGCGCAGTCCGTTCGCATAGTCCTTCGCCTCCTGATACAGGAGCGCGATGCTCAGCAGCGCCACCGCGCGACTTCGCGTCTCGCCGAGATCGCGGAACACCGCGTGCGCCGCCTGGTAATCGGAGAGCGCTGCCGCGACATCGGCCTTTGCGGTATGCAGGCCACCGCGTGACAGCAGGATATCGCCCTTGAGCTTGGTTGGCGCTCCACCGCTGGCAACCGCCCCGTAAGCGCGATCGATCAGGGGCTGGGCATGGCCAAGATCGTTCAGGCGAAGATAGGCCTCGCCCTGAAGCCATTGGGCGGTCGCAACGGCAATGATCCGCCGGCGGCCGTGCAATGTCCGGGCCTCTCCCTCCGCGGCCTTGGCCTTTTCGATCGTCCTGCCCGGATCGACGAGCATCATCGCCTTGGCGTCGGCCACCATCGAGTCGAAACGGCTTCCTCCGTCCATCACCGGCGCTGCCGCCTGCGCCCGCGCCGGGGCATTCACGCCCGCCATCGCCAGCGCGATCAGCGCAGCGGCCATCAAGGTGCGAAGAGTGAACCCCATCATCGCGGGGCAGTTTGAACGGGACATGTTAAATACGCGCTAAGGGATTGCGTCGATGCGGCGCTCAGGCGCTCTTCCAGAAGCTTGCCGGGCGGCGGAACATCGCATGGCCCGGGTCTTCCGGGGTGCGCGCCTTATCGTCGCGCAGGAACTGGCGGAACGCGTCGATCGAGACCGGCCGGCTGATCAGATATCCCTGCACCATGTCGCATCCCATCACGCTCAGCAGCGCCATCGCCGCCTGTGTCTCGACCCCTTCCGCCGTCACTTCCATCTCCAGCGCATGCGCCAGATCGATGGTGGAGCGCACGATCAACGGGTCGCGATTGCTGCTGGTGAGTTGCAGCACGAACATCTTGTCGATCTTCAACTCCTTGGCGGGGAGCTGCTTCAGATAGGCCAGCGACGACAGGCCGGCACCGTAATCGTCGATCGCGATGGTGATCCCGACATCGGCAAACGCCTGCAGATTGAAGATCGCGCTTTGCGGATCGCGGATCACCGAGGTTTCGGTGATCTCGAACCCGATCCGCGCACCGCTTTCGCGTACCTTGGCGCAGGCGAGCTTCACAAAGCGCACATCGGCGAGCAACTGGCCCGAGATATTGATGAAGATGGTCAGATCGTTGCCGTCGGTCGCGAGCAGCCTCTGGTCGGCGATCACCTGGTCGAGCGTCCAGAGAGTCAGCGCGGAGATCTCCCGGGCTTCTTCCGCCACGGTAATGAAATCGCCCGGGAGGATCAGCCCGCGCGTCGGATGCTGCCACCGTACCAGCGCCTCGGCGCTCGCAATCTCCTGACGGCGGACATGCACCTTCGGCTGATATTGAAGGAACATCTCCCCGTTCTTGATCGCGCCGGGCAATTCGCGGGTAAGGGTCAGCCGGTCGAAGGCCGGCGTGCCCGCGGAGAGATCCCGGATGACGGCATGCGCCTCGCTGCGGGCCTGCTCAAGCGCGCTCTCTGCCTCTTCGGCGAGCCGCACGTCTTCGGCATTGCCCACCGGCGCGGCAGCGGCGCCAAAGTGCATATTGAGCCGATGCTGCTCCCCGTCCAGATCGAGCGGCAGATCGAAATCCGCGGTCAGACAGCCAAGCGCAGCAGCAAGGTCAGTCAGCGAATCGCCCTCGAACGCGATCTCGACAATATTGCGCCCGACCACTGAGATGCGGGCATCAGCCAGGCTCGCGTCTATCCGATCGCTGACATCGATCGGCAACCGGTCGGCCCGCGACCGGCCGAGGTGGCGGCGCAATGCCGCGAAATTCGCGATTTCGGCGAGACAAAGAAATTGCCAAGCCTTGGGCAGGGGCGGCAGCGTCTCGTCCGGGCCGTCGAGCGCCATGGCGGCACGGTCGAGCAATTGCCGCCGATGCTTCTCGAATCCGCTCATACCGCCCGGCGGGGCTTCCGCGCGCGGCGCGCCGACACCGCTTTCCTCGCCCGCGCGGTGGCGAAGGGCGGCGGACATCACCCGCCGCGTACCGCGACCCCTGGGTCCCCCTGTCGGGCCATATCTACCTGAAGCGCGCGCCATCGTTGTGAGCGGTAGCAGCGGACCGCTGAAGGAACTCTTAAACCTCCCGCGGCCGGCACGGAAACCCACGGGAATCCGATTGCTTTATCCCTAATTTTCCGTTAAGAAATTCACGCGCTCGCCTGAGTGCACAAGGGAGAAAGCAAGTGCTTAAGTTCATTATCGCGCTGATCTACGGCGAGGGCATCCGTCCCTGGTAAACCAGTCCATCGACCCGATGCCTGGCCGAAATAACCTGTCTTTATAGAGGGTTGGCTGGGGATCGGGTCGATACGACCGCCCCCTTTTTCTCAAGCACGCAGCGTGGATCGCCCAAGGGCATGAAGGCCTCAGCCAGCCATGCAGTCCCGATTCGGGACTTACCGATTTCGGTAAATTATTTTCTCAGATTGCTCCAAATTGGCGGCGTTTCCACCAGGAGCACATCCGGAAATTTCTAGAAAAATTTGATGCGCGAGACATCGCGGGACATGACGCAGCGCCCCCGGCGAGGTCGCTGGTCGTGAACAGAGTGCGGAAGCGCCACGGGCGCCCGCTACCCGGCCACCGTATTTGAACGAGTCAGGCCGTGACCGGCTCTCGGGCCGGTTCGGCCCCCTGCCGGTGTGGCACCGGGTTCGAGAACTCCATCCCGTCATCGACTGAACCGAACCGCAGCGACACAATATCCTTCGCGTAGTTCTGATGGAGCTTCCAGGGCTTCTTGTTGCCCTGTTTCGGGAATTTCTCCATCGCCCGGGTCACGTATCCGGAGGTGAAGCTCAGGAACGGCTCAGGCGTAAGCACGTCGTCGCCGATCCGCGGCGTCGCCTGGCGAAGGCCACGCTTCTTCATCGTGTTGAGCAACCGGCAGACATAAGCGCAGGTGAGATCGGCCTTCAACGTCCAGGACGCATTGGTATAGCCGAAGGACGAGGCCATGTTCGGCACGTCGCTGTACATCATACCCTTGTAGTTGAACGTCTTCGACAGATCGACCGGCGCGCCGTCGACACTGAACACCACGTCGCTCAGCAGTTG
This window encodes:
- a CDS encoding methyltransferase domain-containing protein, with product MSIPDIFDRTARRQRRDRAAADFAEYDFLRAAMLDGIQERLAAVTRGFDDILDLGCFDGAFPAVGGHVVRCDAGFAFARGANGVQADEDRLPFADASFDLVVSAGVLDSVNDLPGALTLIRRALRPDGLFLAAFTGAGTLPALRAAFREAERDRPAARIHPQIDVRSAGDLLVRAGFALPVADVESLSVRYGTLGRLLGDLRGMAATNLLVGRTPLRRDTLARAAHAFAAQADPDGRTSERFEIIFLTGWAPAPSQPQPARRGSATTSLADALKRVPPKAD
- a CDS encoding EAL domain-containing protein translates to MARASGRYGPTGGPRGRGTRRVMSAALRHRAGEESGVGAPRAEAPPGGMSGFEKHRRQLLDRAAMALDGPDETLPPLPKAWQFLCLAEIANFAALRRHLGRSRADRLPIDVSDRIDASLADARISVVGRNIVEIAFEGDSLTDLAAALGCLTADFDLPLDLDGEQHRLNMHFGAAAAPVGNAEDVRLAEEAESALEQARSEAHAVIRDLSAGTPAFDRLTLTRELPGAIKNGEMFLQYQPKVHVRRQEIASAEALVRWQHPTRGLILPGDFITVAEEAREISALTLWTLDQVIADQRLLATDGNDLTIFINISGQLLADVRFVKLACAKVRESGARIGFEITETSVIRDPQSAIFNLQAFADVGITIAIDDYGAGLSSLAYLKQLPAKELKIDKMFVLQLTSSNRDPLIVRSTIDLAHALEMEVTAEGVETQAAMALLSVMGCDMVQGYLISRPVSIDAFRQFLRDDKARTPEDPGHAMFRRPASFWKSA
- a CDS encoding ATP-binding protein, which encodes MGFTLRTLMAAALIALAMAGVNAPARAQAAAPVMDGGSRFDSMVADAKAMMLVDPGRTIEKAKAAEGEARTLHGRRRIIAVATAQWLQGEAYLRLNDLGHAQPLIDRAYGAVASGGAPTKLKGDILLSRGGLHTAKADVAAALSDYQAAHAVFRDLGETRSRAVALLSIALLYQEAKDYANGLRYSSQAMEVYRGDPSLLLAIYNNRGVCLKELDRFAEAEKQFNEALALARTMKSPGREVQILRNIARAQLATGKLAAADQTIADVARVSRAAGMPTDSQDLGLAAQAALQHGDLARATALIERSFAGVDLSTTTLAFREAHQTAYDLFKKTGRQAEALVHLEALKRLDDQTSTLAASTNTALAAARFDFANQELKITKLQAAEAQRKYEAEQARAETQRVVFIGAGVATLIIVSMLAFGLVTIRRSRNEVRAANIDLAATNSALGKALAAKTEFLATTSHEIRTPLNGILGMTQVMLADRKLDEPTRDRIEVVHGAGLSMRALVDDILDVAKMETGNMTIEREPFDLKATLLEVSRMWEEQARGKGIAFALDLADCPDRIEGDAARLRQITFNLLSNALKFTEKGSVRVRAFASEGAGGPRLKIEVTDTGIGIPADKNEIIFESFRQVDAGTTRKFGGTGLGLAICRNLARAMDGDVTVRSQVGEGSVFTLELPLVHAAAAEAVEEMPGAGALIILDRNPISRSMLRAVLEARAGNVLFAATVDEAVALLAAGGVSRLLIDDATVRAGEDMPAALAMLAAAATESGTVSALLWPAPSDDQRAEFLTAGIALVIAKPIAGTALAEALFPLDKSDTDNASHLVTRAA
- a CDS encoding response regulator — translated: MNVLFIEDDSMNRRVVKDMLDVAGASMVGAESGEIGLQMIEDQDFDMILVDLRMPGMDGLEAIRHIRGRDDAKGKLPIIVVTADTAIDLRERCLTEGADEVLFKPVAMDSLFDAIGRMLARGSGDGMIG
- a CDS encoding ComF family protein, with the translated sequence MARFLDPLRVVANLALPPRCPGCGAVTGEDHRFCAACWGELRFLGPPWCAACHAPFAYDRGPGALCAACHRQPPRHAGVRAAVAYGDIARTVALRLKYGGRTAFAETVARQMARLMPEGAELLVPVPLHRWRIWSRGFNQAALVARALTRASGVANDPMLLQRVRATPPLRGMGARGRAKTVSGAFHIPAHARERVRGKSVVLVDDIHTSGATGDACTRSLLQAGAASVAILCWARVLDPAADD
- the grxC gene encoding glutaredoxin 3, encoding MAKIEIYTKAFCPYCTRAMRLLEGKGVEVEEFDITMGGPKRAEMLQRANGRSTVPQIFIDGKHVGGSDDLAALDHEGKLDALLAA
- a CDS encoding carbon-nitrogen hydrolase family protein translates to MRIALLQMTTGIDPAANARTITDAIAEAAKGGAAMLFTPEMSGLLDSDRARAASHLRAEADDAVLAAVRKAAAEQGIWVHLGSLAVRGDDGKLANRAYVIDPRGAIRARYDKLHLFDVDLPTGESWRESASYTPGSGAVVVDTPVGQVGLAICYDMRFPDLFRALSNAGATILAVPAAFTRPTGAAHWHILLRARAIEAAAFVVASAQTGVHEDGRATYGHSLVIDPWGEVLLDMGEEPGLGFAEIDPARTADVRARIPVLAHRRPIPAVETAS
- a CDS encoding DUF1178 family protein, which codes for MIVFDLRCSGEHVFEAWFASSGAFEDQRARGLLSCPLCGDVDIGKAVMAPNIPAKGNRKDVAAPVAATEAPTPATMKAAIRALAEAQARALEKSEWVGRAFADRARAMHAGDADPAPIHGEATIGEAKALADEGVAIAPLPFPVVPPEAIN